The following DNA comes from Leucoraja erinacea ecotype New England chromosome 38, Leri_hhj_1, whole genome shotgun sequence.
attcggccctttgagcctgcaccgccattcaatatgatcatagctgatcatccaactcagtatcctgtacctgccttctctccataccctctgatccccttagccacaagggccatatctaactccctcttaaatatagccaatgaactgtggcctcaactaccctctgcggcagagagttccagagattcaccactctctgtgtgaaaaaagttctcctcatctcggttttaaaggatttcccccttttccgtaagctgtgacccccttgtcctggacttccccaacatcgggaacaatcttcctgcatctagcctgtccaaaccccttaagaattttgtaagtttctataagatcccctctcaatctcctaaattctagagagtataaaccagtctatccagtctttcttcataagacagtcctgacatcccaggaatcagtctggtgaaccttctctgcactccctctatggcaatatggcaagttgtcctacaactttaggctgtgcatgccatacacaagaagaagaagtgggtgaattggccccctgtaaattgcctccgAGTGTGttgagagtgaatgagaaagtgggataacctagaactagtgtgtacgagTGATgtttagtcggtgtggactctgtgggcggaagggcctgtgtgcatgttgtatctctaaactaaactaggctacATGCACTGCCGTGTGAATAGGGCAGACTTTGTCTGATACCCATCAATAATAAGTAGGCAGATGACCTTATAAAATGGCATCCATGGAACCCTAATAACAGGATAATGAGGAGTCAACTGAAGAAATAACATCTAATCTCACACCACCCCTTTAACCATTGCAATCGGGAGAGAATTACAATCCCTGATTGAGACTGGAttaactctctcccccccccccccccccccccttgtgacTTTAGAAGTGGCTTTGAAAGTCTTTGGTGTgtaagaagaactgcagatgctggtttacacccaggatagacacaaaatgatggagtaagtcagtgggtcgggcagcatctcttgcaAAAAGGATTAGGTGCCATTATAGAAGGATCtgaacacgaaacgtcacccgctcctctccggagatgctgcctgactatagacaataggtgtagggttagggttagggttagggctagggttagggttagggttagggttagggttcatggctgatcatggctgatcatccccaatcagtaccccgttcttgccttctccccatatcccctgactccgctatttataagagccctatccagctctctcttgaaagcatccagagaacctgcctccaccgccctctgaggcagcgaattccacagactcgccactctctgtgagaaaaagtgtttcctcgtctccgttctaaatggcttactccttattcttaaactgtgtgtggcccctggttctggactccccccaacatcgggaacatgtttcctgcctctagtgtgtccaagcccttaacaatcttatatgtttcaatgagatcccctctgatccttctaaactccagagtgtacaagcccgctgagctactccagcattttgtgtctatcttcggactgAACCCGTTTATTGCAGACCCAGCCAAGACTGCACgtgcatccccccctctcccccccctcgcacAGTACTTTAACTCCTGCCCAATGCAAAGCTATAGCCACTTActgtttccacagatgcagaCTGCCAGCCCCGCCGCTCGTTACGAAGATGTCTCGATTCTGGGGCAAGTGCCTGACCGTCCAAGCTGTGAATTTGTACGGCTTCGCAAAACGACAAAAAACGCACAGGTTACTTAACGGGACTGTAACAATTGCACctgacatctcctttcaactttgcccctcttcagattcttcagcctgaagaagggtctcaacccaaaacgtcacccattccttctctccaaagatgctgcctgtccccgctgagttactccagcatttagtgtccactgtatattcacagtgtacagagactGGTTAGAGAGAATGATGTTTagggtgcaaggtaaagtccgattaaagatagtctgagagtctcctTCGAGATAGATGGTAGGACAGGACCACTCTCCGGTTGGTGAGTGGACGGTTCCGTTACCTTGGACACTATCGgtccgtgatcatattgaatggcggtgcaggctcgaagggccgaatggcctactcctgcacctattgtctatgtttctatacacgtaCAACAGGTATTGTAGAGGGGGAAATTACCAGGGAGTAGAACACAGTGTTACAACATtgtttttctgtcctgggcctcctccattgtcagagtgaggcccagcgcaaattggaggaacagcacctcatattccgcttggttagtttacaccccagcggtatgaacattgacttctctaacctgatagtccttgctttctctctctctccatccccttcccaattctcccactagtctccgactacattctatcactgtcccgccccccccccccccgacatcagtcggaagaagggcctcgacccgaaacgtcgcccactcctccagagatacatagaaataggtgcaggaggaggccattcggtccttcgagccagcaccgccattcattgtgatcatggctgatcgtcccctatcaataacccgtgtctgccttctccccatatcccttgtgactccactagcccctagagctctttctaactctctcttaaatccatccagtgacttggcctccactgccctctgtggcagggaattccatatggTGTGGcccaccctctgagttactccagtattttgtgtctaccttcgatttgaaccagcatatgcagttctttctgatACAGTTTGTCACGGCATCATTGCCTTGCAGTGCTTGTCAGCAGGTACCCTTGTCCGCCCACTGCCCACACCTTACCTTCTCACTCTGACACACCAAGTCGTTGTTGGCATTGAAGGCATGCAGGTTGAAGACATGTATCCTGCCCTCCAGCGTGGTCGCCACCAGCTTATGTAAACTCCTCTCCTTCCCGTCAAATTCCATGCAGCACACCTGTACAGGGAGAAAACCCAGAGACCTCTCTAAGCTGCAAGGTTCAACAACATAatccactcactccctcccttctcctcccaagATGTTCTTCCTCACTAATGATCAAATTCCACAGGACACAACAACCCTCGGCTGGAGAGTGATCAGATAGAaactgtggtgaatctctggaactctctgccacagagggtagttgaggccagttcattggctatatttaagagggagttagatgtggccaaggggatcagagggtatggagagaaggcagggatgggatactgagttggatgatcagccatgatcatattaaatggcggtgcaggctcgaagggccaaatggcctactcctgcacctaatttctatgtttctatgtttctaaacatagaatataggtgcaggaggaggccattcggcccttcgaaccagcaccgccattcattgtgatcatggctgatcgtccccaatcaataacccgtgcctgccttctgcccatatcccttgactccactagccccatgagctctatctaactctctcttaaatccatccagtgacttggcctccactgccctctgtggcagggaattccataaattatgaactctctgggtgaaaaggttttttctcacctcagtcttaaatggcttccccattATTCgaagacggtggcccctggttctggactcgcccaacattgggaacatttttcctgcatctagcttgtctagtccttttataaatgtatatgtttctataagattcccccctcatccttctaaactccagtgaatacaagcctagtctttccaatctttcctcatatgacagtcccgccatcccagggattaatctcgtgaacctgcgctgcactgcctcaatcacaaggatgtccttcctcaaattagtagaccaaaactgtacacaatgctccagatgtggtctcaccagagccctctacaactgcagaagaacctctttactcctgtactgaataGTCATGGAGTTTTGTAGCCTCCGTGAAGGGCGATTacagaatgggcaacgtttcaggtcgagacccttttttcagactgaagaagggtctcgacccgaaacgtcgcccattccttctctccagtgatgctgcctcacccgctgagttacaccagcattttgtgtctaccttcgatttaaatcagcatctgcagttctttcttacactgagaacactacagcacaggaacagtcccttcggcccacaatgtccctgccaaGCATggtgtcttacagcatggaaacaggcccttctgcacaacatgccccatctacattattcccacctgcctgcgtttggcccatatccctctaaacctttcatattcatgtacctgcctaaacgtttcttaaccatgatgccaaactaatctctaaatatccctccattccctgcctatccatgacccaatctgaaagcctcttaaactccattatcatatctgcctccactagatTTACCCTCATTGCTGCCTGGGTCGGCtccattagtttgaagaagggtctcgacccgaaacgtcacccattccttctctctggagatgctgcctgtcccgctgagttactccagctccaactTACCCCACTCTTGACATTGGTTTCCCATCGGACCTCCATGTTGCGCAGGTCAAAGAGCTTGATGTCCCCGTTATCATATCCAGCGCATACACAGCGGTCCCACTGGTTACATGCGTGACCTGCACCGGCCCAAACATACACCGTCATTGGTatgagggggagtgtgtgtgtgtgagtgaaagtGTGTAAATGAGTGTatgagggggagtgtgtgtgtgagtgtgtaagaaggggagtgtgtgagagagggggagtgtaTGTGGGAGTGCGTTAGAGGGGATGTATCTGAGTGTGTGAGAGGAGGGagtatgaattgaattgaattgaatcctttatttgtcattcagacctttcggtctgaacgaaatattgttgcctgcagccatacatgtaataataaacaacacacaataaacacaaattaacatccaccacagtgagttcaccaagcacctcctcactgtgatggaggcaaaagtcttagggttgctgtctcttccctcctcattctccctctgcgctgagacgataccctaccgggcgatggtaagagGGAGGCAATGTGTGGGTGTGACAGAgaaatggagtgtgtgtgtgtgtgtgagtgtgtgagtgtgtgtgtgtgtgtgtgtgtgtgtgtgtgggtgtgtgtgtgggtgtgtgtgtgtgtgtgtgtgtgtgtgtgtgtgtgtgtggtgtgtgtgtgtgagggtgtgtgtgtgtgagtgtgtgtgtgtgtgtgtgtgtgtgtgtgtgtgaggtgtgtgtgtgtgtgtgtgtgtgtgtgtgtgtgtgtgtgtgtgtgtgtgtgtgtgtgtgtgtgtgtgtgtgtgtgtgtgggtgtgtgtgagagtgtgtgtgtgtgtgtgtgtgtgtgtgtgtgtgtgtgtgtgtgtgtgtgtgtgtgtgtgtgtgtgtgtgggtgtgtgtgtgtgtgtgagtgtgtgagggtgtgtgtgtgtgagtgtgtgtgtgtttgtgtggtgtgtgtgtgtgagtgtgtgggtgtgagtgtgtgtgtaagtgagggtgtgtgtgtgtgtgtgtgtgagtgtgacggAGAATGCATGGTAAAGTGTGCAGGATCTCACCGAAGGCTACAGCCCAGCAGTCCCTCCTGTGCCCGCCCTGTGCGGGCTCCATGTTTGCCACGGGCAGGTCCTTCTGCCGCGAGTCCCAAACCTTGACCGTGCCTGtggggagaggtagagagatgTCCCGCCACCACCTCACCGCCTTCCCACCCAACTCCACCATTCCCAAGTGATTCTGGCAAAGTAACATTGTCATacagcagacacaggccctttggcccaccatgcctatgctgaccatcaagtacccatccATACCATTCCCATTTAGAATATAGAAccgttttgctctcctaatttgaggaaggacatccttgtgattgaggcagtgcagcgtaggttcacgagattgatccctgggatggtgggactgtcatatgaagaaagattgaaaagactaggcttgtattcactagagtttagaaggatgagggggatcttatagaaaaatgtaaaattataaaaggactggacaagctagatgccggaaaaaatttcccaatgttgggtgagtccagaaccaggggccacacacagtcttagaataaaggggaggtaatttaagactgaggcgagaaaaaactttttcacccagagagttgtgaatttgtggaattccctgccacagagggcagtggaggccaagtcactggatggatttaagagagagtgagatagagctctaggagctagtggagtcaagggatatggggagaaggcaggcacgggttattgattggggacgatcagccgtgatcacaatgaatggcggtgctggctcgaagggctgaatggcctcctcctgcacgtattttctatgtttctaacaggacagcacagggacaggctcttcggcccataatgtctgtgccaatcatgataataataataataataataataattttatttatagagcactttaaaaacaaacatagctgcaacaaagtgctgtacatcactaatcattgacaaaaaagttaatacacaccaaaaataacaatcaaaagaaatagtaggaaaagacatgcaaaataaagaaacatcaaaaacaccacaaacagaagcaaagcctcaggcatggtcaaaagccagggagtacaaatgatgctaaattaatctcctctgcctgctcgtgATTCATATCCACTGCGAGTCAGgtaagagggagacacagaaggATAACGAGGTGTAAGATGTAAGGTCCAGATCTGAAaattcgcccattccttccctccagagatgctgcctggcccactgagttactccagtattttgtatctgtcttcggtgtgaaccagcatctgcagttgcttcctactctGGTGTATTTCACTACTCACCGTCTCTGCTTCCAGTGACAATTTCCGGGGCCCCCTCACCAATTCCCAGTCCACCCACACCGTCAATGCAGTTGATGATCTCCTGATGTGCTTTGGTTGTGTAGAAGGGAGTCGCAGGTGCCTCTAGGTTCCTGCAGGGAGACAGAGGCAAGAGTTTGCTTAAAAACTAGATTTTAGACTtttcacttagagtcatagagtgtggaaataggcccttcggcccaacttgcccaacatgtcccagctacactagtcccacctgcttggcccatatccctccaaacctgtcctatccatgtactagttcttaaatgatgggatagtcccagcctcaactacctcctctggcagctcgttccatacacccacaaccctttgtgtgaaaaggttacccctcagattccatcttttccacttcaccttgaacctgtgtcgtCTAGTCATTGGCTCCCCTtctctggacaagagattctgtgcatctacccgatctattcctctcacgattttatacctAGGAGTACTTAAGAGATACACTTGGCTTAACCTTGTCTCTGTGAATTTAAATATGTTTGCCATCCACAAACTGCTATTCTTGCACGACAATCATTGttttcaagaagggtcttgacctgaaacgtcacctattccttttctccggagatgctgtctgacccgctgagttactccagcattttgtgtctatcttcggtttaaaccagcatctatagttccttccgacactacaatcattgcacttggcttagtttagagatacagcaaggaaacgggcccttctgcccatctagtccacactgaccacccaaCAAAACttgcacactaggaataatttaccattttttttagATACATATTaatctttcctttctcaccttaaacctatgccctctggattCCCCTGCTCTAAAAGATTAACGCTCTTATCAC
Coding sequences within:
- the LOC129714138 gene encoding dynein axonemal assembly factor 10-like; the encoded protein is MSNSPKPRLVSLSHRKLPLIPFACLWIPCSNRFVCLGTATGSGAQGNGLIAVYGTASGEIRDVHTIEKPRAFRCGTFGASSLQQRYLATGDFDGNLHIWNLEAPATPFYTTKAHQEIINCIDGVGGLGIGEGAPEIVTGSRDGTVKVWDSRQKDLPVANMEPAQGGHRRDCWAVAFGHACNQWDRCVCAGYDNGDIKLFDLRNMEVRWETNVKSGVCCMEFDGKERSLHKLVATTLEGRIHVFNLHAFNANNDLVCQSEKPYKFTAWTVRHLPQNRDIFVTSGGAGSLHLWKHGDSPAQLERTDHEREGKDCAGPTLLNSISLSSQPIGSLDWNTDKQGLCISASFDHKVHIVFVADQQTF